One part of the uncultured Sunxiuqinia sp. genome encodes these proteins:
- a CDS encoding triple tyrosine motif-containing protein encodes MSILSYGQLKDIGVPDIRNFTKQSYEAGTQNWQVEKGKNDFIYFANNDGLLEFDGNHWQLYDLPNQSIVRSLAIDENGRIYLGQQNDFGYMEPGVDGKLRYHSLLELVPAEARNFEEVWRIHLTSFGVVFQSYTYLFIYRNEQMSMVELPNRLRFSFYVNGQLWVQDELEGIREYRQGHFFDLPGLELLKDKEVWTILPIFNNRLLIGTANHGVFTYDGAKLVPWTGDANQFLKSNQIFSATRFMDAYYAFGTIQNGLLITDETGTIIQHINKKKGLQNNTILSVGTDQDRNLWLGLDNGIDYVDVSSPFTFIYDEEGLGATYTTLVYEGKLYVGTNHGLFVKDWPEEVDLNPEGFRLIPNTVGQVWCLEVYQEVILCGHNNGTYVIEGEQAKLVSNVNGAWTFLELKDQDNYLIGGNYNGLTLFKKDNDHQSWELVDQIKGFSESSKLIEQDKNGDIWMSHGFKGVFRIRLSQQLDSVVHYDFFNSNDGFPSNIYLNLMTVDDDIVFTSPNGIYEYDAALNRFERSEYYNSIFKEQKDIDYIKQDQFGNIWFVGGTVPGVLRFQEDGTYNKVIGPFEKLSGHIISGFQHIEIVDRQNTFITLVDGLAHYRPSYQANQEEIFNVFIRDVTNLHSGKTFNPSLMSTDISEDSLIFQYKGNNLEFTYSCPDYNSFNNTEFSYFLENYSNEWSEWSEESSCEFMNLREGDYVFKVKAMDPFRLETETASFAFYIKPPWYRSIVAFTFYTMFGLGLIGLAIWYMYYRMRISKRKERLKNLQEHRKQLQEYQREALISEKEIVKLRNEKLRGKMRHLDKELANQTMSLVQKNKFMARLKKELKGLQNQAEDSAIKSKVSMIINRIDKEFDNKKQLELFETYFDEVHEDFFNRLNERYPTLTPREQKLCAYIKMNIPTKEIAALQNISTRGIEISRYRLRKKLDLDRETNLGAFISNI; translated from the coding sequence ATGAGCATACTCTCCTACGGCCAATTAAAAGATATTGGGGTCCCTGATATTCGAAATTTTACAAAACAGTCCTATGAGGCAGGAACGCAGAATTGGCAAGTAGAAAAAGGGAAAAACGATTTCATCTATTTTGCCAATAACGACGGCTTGTTGGAGTTTGATGGTAATCACTGGCAATTGTATGATTTGCCGAATCAATCCATTGTTCGGTCACTTGCTATTGACGAAAATGGACGCATTTATTTGGGGCAGCAAAACGATTTTGGTTATATGGAGCCTGGAGTTGATGGAAAACTTCGATACCATTCCTTATTGGAGCTAGTGCCAGCTGAAGCCCGTAATTTTGAAGAAGTATGGCGCATTCACCTCACAAGTTTTGGTGTTGTATTTCAATCCTATACTTATCTTTTTATTTATCGGAATGAACAGATGTCAATGGTTGAATTGCCAAATCGACTTCGATTTTCGTTTTACGTCAATGGTCAATTATGGGTTCAAGATGAGCTTGAAGGAATAAGGGAGTATCGGCAAGGACATTTTTTTGATCTTCCCGGACTTGAATTGTTGAAGGATAAAGAAGTCTGGACCATCTTGCCTATTTTTAATAACCGCCTTTTGATTGGAACTGCAAATCATGGTGTTTTTACTTATGATGGTGCAAAGCTTGTGCCCTGGACAGGGGATGCCAATCAGTTCTTAAAGTCTAACCAAATCTTTTCGGCTACTCGTTTCATGGACGCATACTACGCATTTGGAACCATACAAAATGGATTGTTGATTACTGATGAAACCGGAACGATAATCCAACATATCAATAAGAAAAAAGGCCTCCAGAATAATACAATCCTCAGTGTTGGTACGGATCAGGATAGAAATCTTTGGCTAGGACTTGATAACGGGATTGACTACGTTGATGTTAGTTCGCCTTTTACCTTTATATATGATGAGGAAGGACTTGGAGCTACGTACACAACGTTAGTTTATGAGGGTAAGTTATATGTTGGAACCAATCATGGTCTTTTCGTAAAAGATTGGCCGGAAGAAGTTGATCTAAACCCAGAGGGGTTTAGGTTAATTCCAAATACGGTGGGGCAGGTTTGGTGTCTGGAGGTTTATCAGGAGGTGATTTTATGTGGACATAATAATGGGACTTATGTTATTGAGGGAGAACAAGCGAAACTAGTGTCAAATGTAAATGGGGCCTGGACATTCCTCGAACTGAAGGATCAGGATAATTATTTGATTGGTGGAAATTACAATGGCCTGACTCTTTTCAAAAAGGACAATGATCATCAATCGTGGGAACTAGTTGATCAAATTAAAGGGTTTTCAGAATCATCGAAATTAATTGAGCAGGACAAAAATGGTGATATCTGGATGAGTCACGGGTTTAAAGGCGTCTTTCGTATTCGCTTGAGCCAGCAGCTAGACAGTGTTGTTCATTACGACTTTTTTAATTCAAATGATGGTTTTCCTTCAAATATTTATTTAAACTTGATGACGGTTGATGATGATATTGTTTTCACCTCACCTAATGGTATTTACGAGTACGATGCGGCTCTAAATCGATTTGAGCGATCGGAATATTACAACAGCATTTTCAAAGAGCAGAAAGACATCGATTACATTAAGCAAGATCAGTTTGGAAATATCTGGTTTGTGGGAGGAACTGTCCCTGGTGTTTTAAGGTTTCAGGAAGATGGTACTTATAATAAAGTAATCGGTCCTTTTGAGAAGTTATCGGGACATATTATCTCTGGATTTCAACATATTGAGATTGTTGATCGCCAGAATACATTTATTACGCTTGTTGATGGTTTGGCACATTACAGGCCAAGTTACCAGGCAAATCAAGAAGAAATATTTAATGTTTTTATTCGAGATGTTACCAATTTGCATAGTGGTAAAACGTTTAATCCTTCGCTGATGTCAACTGATATTTCTGAGGATTCACTGATATTTCAGTATAAAGGCAATAATCTGGAATTTACATATTCTTGTCCCGATTACAATAGCTTTAACAATACAGAGTTTAGTTATTTTCTTGAAAACTATAGCAACGAGTGGTCAGAGTGGTCAGAAGAGTCGAGTTGTGAGTTTATGAATTTACGCGAGGGAGACTATGTTTTTAAAGTGAAAGCAATGGATCCTTTTCGATTGGAAACCGAAACTGCCAGCTTTGCATTTTATATTAAGCCTCCGTGGTATCGATCAATAGTTGCATTTACCTTTTATACCATGTTTGGACTTGGCCTAATTGGGCTTGCAATTTGGTATATGTACTACCGAATGCGGATTTCGAAACGGAAAGAACGTTTAAAAAACCTTCAGGAACACCGGAAGCAATTGCAAGAATATCAGCGTGAGGCATTAATTTCTGAAAAGGAAATTGTCAAACTTCGTAATGAGAAGCTTCGCGGAAAAATGAGACACCTGGACAAGGAATTGGCTAATCAAACTATGAGTCTTGTTCAGAAAAATAAATTCATGGCAAGGTTGAAAAAGGAACTGAAAGGTTTGCAAAACCAAGCTGAGGATAGTGCTATAAAATCGAAGGTTAGCATGATCATTAACCGAATTGATAAGGAGTTCGATAATAAAAAGCAACTTGAACTGTTTGAAACCTACTTTGACGAAGTACACGAAGATTTTTTTAACCGCCTCAATGAAAGATATCCCACATTAACTCCACGTGAGCAAAAGCTGTGTGCTTACATTAAAATGAATATTCCTACAAAGGAAATTGCTGCCCTGCAAAACATTTCTACTCGTGGAATAGAAATCAGCCGTTATCGTTTACGGAAAAAGTTAGATTTAGATCGAGAAACCAATTTAGGAGCGTTTATTTCCAATATTTAA
- a CDS encoding TonB-dependent receptor: MKRILFILFCSFFSLSLFAQEVSVTGNVTAKEDGQPLPGVSVVIQGTTTGTITDFDGNYTLEVPSSGTLVFSYIGMKSQTLSVDGRSSINVVLSEDYTDLDEVVVVGYGVQKKSVVTAAISSVSSEEMENSTPTRIEDVMKGRVSGVQITQSSGQPGSDSKVRIRGIGTINNSEPLYIVDGMAVGGGISYLNPSDIESVEVLKDAASAAVYGARAANGVILVTTKKGKSGKASINYDFSYGVQNPWKKKSVLNAEEYMMIMNEGELNDNKAPRYSADQIANAGSGTDWQDETFNYDAPVQSHQISINGGSDNVTYFLSFGYLNQEGIVGGDYGRSNYERYSIRSNTTYNVFEADRSFLNKVKVGVNAGYSRVLSSGIETNSEYGSILGSALTFNPLVPVYAEDPDAVLAAHPNAVTDENGNVFSIPPAGFQEIANPVAMLNAPTGGENNEDKFVSSFWGEINVVEGLKLKSSYGVDLAFWGADGYEFEHFLATQGKDLTQSHVYSNMHRGFAWQLENTLTYTKKINEKHNFTILLGQSAQEYKVRHLYGDDYDLLESDPRKANIDYAIAPPTEGRVAGGTDGFSNETLASYFGRLDYNFDEKYILQATIRRDGSSSFGPNNKWAIFPSFSVGWNLLNEVFMENVPQWFNYLKLRASWGTNGNNRIGNFAYTSLMDGNQNYYFGTDDDMYMQYGSSPSQLANPDVKWEESEQIDIGFDTRFFNSALSFGFDYFKKTTNGMLNKKPIPGYVGKGAPWANLGDMENSGLEFELGYRGSSGDFSYNISANATYLKNKLISLGNDSGENIYESAGASGVGSYVKGMNGEVFPYFYGYETDGLLQNQAEADEYNAAYGESAMPGDVRFVDLNDDDAITDDDKTKIGKGMPDWTYGFTVGAEWKQFDFNMFWQGSLGNDIFDFSQRGDIPAMNRPSWILDRWTGEGTSNSIPRITNLNNNRNWRSSDLYIKDGSYARLKNIQLGYSLPKALLQKASISRLRVFVSAENLLTITDYDGFDPEVASGGYTTIGIDRGIYPQSRTINIGANITF, translated from the coding sequence ATGAAACGAATCTTATTTATTTTATTCTGTTCTTTCTTTAGCTTGAGTTTATTTGCCCAGGAAGTATCCGTTACGGGTAATGTAACTGCGAAGGAAGATGGACAACCCCTGCCGGGTGTGTCTGTTGTTATCCAAGGAACAACCACAGGTACAATTACCGATTTCGATGGTAATTATACGCTTGAGGTTCCATCCTCTGGAACCTTGGTGTTTTCGTACATTGGTATGAAAAGTCAAACCTTATCCGTAGACGGAAGGTCTAGTATTAATGTTGTGCTTTCTGAAGACTATACGGATCTCGATGAGGTTGTTGTGGTTGGTTATGGAGTACAAAAGAAAAGTGTTGTAACCGCAGCAATTAGCAGCGTGTCTTCTGAGGAGATGGAAAATTCAACCCCAACTCGGATTGAAGATGTTATGAAAGGACGTGTTTCCGGAGTCCAAATCACACAAAGTTCCGGCCAACCGGGATCTGACTCGAAAGTCAGAATTCGTGGTATTGGTACCATTAACAATAGTGAACCTCTTTATATTGTCGACGGAATGGCTGTTGGCGGTGGTATTAGCTATTTAAATCCATCTGATATTGAATCTGTTGAAGTGCTGAAAGATGCTGCTTCTGCAGCCGTGTATGGAGCAAGGGCTGCCAACGGGGTTATTTTGGTGACAACAAAAAAAGGTAAATCTGGCAAGGCGTCTATTAATTACGACTTTTCTTATGGGGTGCAAAATCCCTGGAAAAAGAAATCAGTGCTGAATGCCGAAGAGTACATGATGATTATGAACGAGGGGGAGTTGAATGACAATAAAGCGCCTCGTTATTCTGCCGACCAAATTGCCAATGCTGGTTCTGGAACCGATTGGCAAGACGAAACTTTTAACTATGACGCTCCTGTACAATCACATCAAATCAGTATCAATGGTGGTAGTGATAATGTGACTTATTTTTTGTCTTTTGGGTATCTAAACCAAGAAGGTATCGTTGGAGGAGATTATGGTCGTTCAAATTATGAGCGTTATAGTATTCGCTCAAATACAACGTACAATGTTTTTGAGGCTGATCGTTCCTTCCTGAATAAAGTAAAAGTAGGGGTGAACGCAGGGTACTCGCGTGTTTTATCTAGTGGTATTGAAACTAATTCAGAGTATGGTTCCATTTTAGGAAGTGCTCTCACGTTCAATCCGCTTGTTCCGGTTTATGCTGAAGATCCTGATGCTGTTTTGGCTGCTCATCCAAACGCAGTGACTGATGAAAACGGAAATGTATTTTCAATTCCGCCAGCAGGATTTCAGGAAATTGCCAACCCGGTAGCTATGTTGAATGCACCTACCGGAGGTGAAAATAATGAAGATAAGTTCGTCTCTTCCTTTTGGGGAGAAATCAATGTGGTTGAGGGTTTGAAACTCAAATCAAGCTACGGAGTAGATCTGGCTTTCTGGGGAGCAGATGGTTACGAATTTGAGCACTTTTTGGCAACACAGGGAAAAGATCTGACACAAAGCCATGTCTACTCAAATATGCATCGTGGTTTTGCTTGGCAGCTTGAAAATACGCTGACCTACACCAAGAAAATTAATGAGAAACACAATTTTACAATTCTGTTAGGGCAGTCAGCTCAGGAATATAAAGTTCGTCATTTGTATGGTGATGACTACGATTTATTAGAAAGCGATCCAAGAAAAGCGAACATTGACTATGCTATTGCTCCTCCTACCGAAGGTCGCGTAGCTGGCGGAACCGACGGTTTCTCCAACGAAACGCTGGCTTCTTACTTTGGTCGTTTAGATTATAACTTTGATGAAAAGTACATTTTGCAGGCTACCATTCGCCGTGATGGGTCTTCCTCATTCGGACCCAACAACAAATGGGCTATTTTCCCTTCATTCTCCGTGGGGTGGAACTTACTCAACGAAGTATTTATGGAAAACGTACCACAGTGGTTTAATTACCTTAAGCTTAGAGCTAGCTGGGGTACCAATGGAAACAACCGTATTGGTAACTTTGCCTATACCAGCTTGATGGACGGAAACCAGAACTATTATTTCGGAACGGATGACGATATGTACATGCAGTACGGTAGCAGTCCTTCGCAATTGGCAAATCCCGATGTAAAATGGGAAGAATCAGAACAAATTGATATTGGTTTCGATACCCGTTTTTTTAACAGTGCGTTGTCCTTTGGTTTTGATTACTTCAAGAAGACAACCAATGGGATGTTAAATAAAAAACCAATTCCTGGTTATGTTGGAAAAGGTGCTCCTTGGGCTAACCTTGGAGATATGGAGAACAGTGGTTTGGAGTTTGAATTAGGTTATCGTGGAAGTTCAGGTGACTTCAGCTACAACATCTCAGCAAATGCTACTTACCTGAAAAACAAACTCATTAGCCTAGGTAACGATTCTGGAGAAAATATTTACGAATCCGCTGGGGCGTCAGGTGTTGGAAGTTATGTGAAAGGGATGAATGGCGAAGTATTTCCTTACTTCTATGGTTATGAAACCGATGGCCTGCTTCAGAATCAAGCAGAAGCAGACGAATATAATGCAGCTTATGGCGAAAGTGCAATGCCTGGCGATGTGCGGTTTGTTGATCTCAATGACGATGATGCTATTACCGACGACGATAAAACAAAGATTGGAAAAGGAATGCCCGACTGGACTTATGGTTTTACAGTGGGTGCTGAATGGAAGCAGTTTGACTTCAATATGTTTTGGCAAGGATCTTTAGGAAACGACATCTTTGACTTCTCGCAGCGTGGTGATATCCCTGCGATGAACCGTCCAAGCTGGATTCTGGATCGCTGGACTGGCGAAGGAACTTCAAATTCAATTCCTCGCATAACCAATTTAAACAATAACCGGAACTGGAGATCATCTGATTTATATATCAAAGATGGTTCTTATGCACGCTTGAAAAATATTCAACTCGGCTATTCTTTGCCAAAGGCATTATTGCAAAAAGCATCGATCTCACGTCTGCGCGTATTTGTTTCGGCTGAGAACCTCTTGACGATTACTGATTACGATGGTTTCGATCCTGAAGTTGCATCTGGTGGCTATACAACAATTGGTATTGACCGGGGAATCTATCCTCAATCAAGAACAATTAACATTGGAGCTAATATTACTTTTTAA
- a CDS encoding RagB/SusD family nutrient uptake outer membrane protein, giving the protein MNKYIKAIVFIAILGFTSCTDDFLTNYPTASQASGGTATEGAILSNLGSCYQVLLFDSYANNNYNSIVLMSDLRSDDIFKGGGDAGDQGQLYRLSQLDATPTELPEGLWTIYYNALARCNNAISACENAVGVDEASLAQYNAEAHFLRAYYVHWLWKFWGNVPYFEEDLVEPYFARQYTADEIYAEIIADVDFALEGDKLPMSVSGADQGRATKAAAMLLKARVVMYQNDESKYAEVLADMNAIYESGEYSLPDFASIWTREGEFGAGSILEANHLPGEYGGKTWADGWTGFGTNLPAFISPNGLSGADQLSGLSVFQGGWGFGPARSELVDIFEDGDERLATSINHFADGTYTARFQNTGYFMGKYAARKGYNEPPGDVDLNYENNLRIFRYAEVLLNAAELIVIHGVAPVGQLTAEVAINEIRDRAGLDPVAPTAELVKLERRREFIGEGMRFWDLVRWGEGSTLTENLPEYSSNRTWEPYKKYLPIPQSEIDKTEGEFKLVQNDGY; this is encoded by the coding sequence ATGAATAAATATATTAAAGCAATAGTCTTTATTGCGATATTGGGATTTACATCGTGCACGGATGATTTCCTTACAAATTATCCGACTGCTTCTCAGGCGTCAGGAGGAACAGCAACTGAGGGTGCGATTTTATCAAACTTAGGTTCATGTTACCAGGTTCTACTGTTCGATAGTTATGCAAACAATAACTACAATAGTATCGTTCTGATGTCTGACCTCCGCTCAGATGATATCTTCAAAGGTGGCGGTGACGCTGGTGACCAAGGACAACTGTACCGCTTGTCGCAGCTGGATGCTACTCCGACCGAACTACCCGAAGGCCTTTGGACAATTTACTATAACGCATTGGCCCGTTGTAATAATGCCATTTCTGCATGCGAAAATGCGGTAGGCGTTGATGAAGCTAGTCTGGCTCAGTACAATGCCGAAGCTCATTTCCTGCGTGCCTATTACGTGCATTGGCTGTGGAAATTCTGGGGTAATGTTCCTTATTTCGAAGAGGATTTGGTTGAACCTTATTTTGCTCGTCAATATACTGCAGATGAAATTTACGCTGAAATTATAGCCGATGTCGATTTTGCATTAGAAGGTGATAAGCTGCCAATGAGTGTTTCTGGTGCTGACCAAGGGCGGGCGACTAAAGCTGCTGCTATGCTGCTGAAAGCCCGTGTTGTGATGTATCAAAACGATGAGTCAAAGTACGCTGAAGTATTGGCCGACATGAATGCAATTTATGAAAGTGGCGAATATAGCTTACCTGACTTCGCATCTATTTGGACCAGAGAAGGCGAGTTTGGTGCTGGATCTATTTTGGAAGCAAATCATCTTCCAGGTGAATATGGCGGTAAAACATGGGCCGATGGTTGGACTGGTTTCGGAACTAACTTGCCTGCTTTTATCTCACCAAACGGATTGAGTGGAGCAGACCAGTTAAGTGGCTTGTCAGTTTTCCAAGGTGGCTGGGGTTTCGGACCTGCACGTTCTGAGTTAGTCGATATTTTTGAAGATGGAGATGAGCGACTGGCTACTTCAATCAATCATTTTGCTGATGGAACCTATACGGCACGTTTTCAGAATACCGGTTATTTTATGGGCAAATATGCTGCTCGCAAAGGCTATAATGAGCCACCGGGTGATGTTGACCTGAACTACGAAAACAACCTGCGGATCTTCCGTTATGCAGAGGTCTTGCTAAATGCTGCTGAATTAATCGTCATTCATGGCGTGGCTCCTGTCGGACAGTTGACAGCCGAAGTAGCTATCAACGAAATCAGAGACCGCGCTGGCTTGGATCCTGTAGCGCCAACTGCCGAGTTAGTTAAGCTTGAAAGACGTCGTGAGTTTATTGGTGAAGGCATGCGCTTTTGGGATTTGGTTCGCTGGGGAGAAGGCAGTACCTTAACGGAAAACCTTCCTGAATATTCTTCAAATCGTACCTGGGAACCTTACAAAAAATACCTGCCAATTCCTCAGTCAGAGATCGACAAAACGGAAGGGGAGTTCAAGCTGGTTCAAAATGATGGTTATTAA
- a CDS encoding 5'-methylthioadenosine/adenosylhomocysteine nucleosidase, with the protein MKTGIIGAMHEEILLLKKDIKDLKSEQFGSREFYSGTIHDKEVVMCLSGWGKVAAATTATTLINHYKVDQLVFIGLAGSIQAHLNIGDIVIANQLIQHDVDLTRLDGFPNVQSPFWKEFSFKVMSDSEKKASEAVDKFLLNLKKGDYPSISSTYNPTVYVGAIGTGDQFIASKDGKMKISERFPQILCTEMEGAAIAQVGADYNIPCTVIRVISDKADEEAHDSFTNFLFENISQISVELAKLVLN; encoded by the coding sequence ATGAAAACCGGAATAATTGGAGCTATGCATGAGGAGATCCTCCTCTTAAAAAAAGACATTAAAGACTTAAAATCGGAGCAATTCGGGTCGAGGGAATTTTATTCAGGCACTATTCATGACAAAGAAGTGGTGATGTGCCTGTCGGGCTGGGGAAAAGTTGCCGCAGCAACCACTGCCACGACACTTATAAACCATTACAAAGTGGATCAACTGGTTTTTATTGGCTTGGCGGGTTCTATTCAAGCTCATCTGAATATTGGAGATATTGTAATCGCCAATCAACTAATTCAACACGATGTTGACTTGACCAGGCTTGATGGATTCCCAAATGTTCAATCTCCCTTTTGGAAAGAGTTTAGCTTTAAAGTAATGTCCGACTCTGAAAAGAAAGCCTCTGAGGCTGTTGATAAATTCCTTCTCAATTTGAAAAAAGGAGACTATCCCTCTATTAGCTCCACCTACAATCCAACGGTTTATGTGGGTGCTATTGGTACCGGCGATCAATTTATAGCATCGAAAGATGGTAAAATGAAGATTAGCGAACGCTTTCCGCAGATTTTATGTACCGAGATGGAAGGAGCGGCAATCGCACAGGTTGGAGCAGATTACAACATTCCGTGTACGGTAATTCGCGTGATATCAGACAAAGCAGACGAAGAGGCACACGATTCGTTTACAAATTTTCTCTTTGAAAACATTAGTCAGATTTCGGTTGAGCTGGCCAAGCTGGTGCTAAACTAG